A window from Chitinophaga filiformis encodes these proteins:
- a CDS encoding DUF6756 family protein, translating into MDFKSAILAVARKLGIPAGHFDSVGIYDWPEIFKKIESRFIIRENTNTRFNWWWENLRKDSISLSFPQDDAWRHLNNIIDKNEKVWFVAGAPKGDRAKLWLFEGTVESIQQIIGQFHHFEYYLVSKKYEWLLTEDHHGVLTGLGTVKDKLLSLSPVKEDI; encoded by the coding sequence ATGGATTTCAAGTCAGCAATACTAGCCGTAGCCAGGAAGCTGGGTATCCCCGCTGGACACTTTGATAGTGTTGGTATTTATGACTGGCCGGAAATATTTAAGAAAATTGAATCCCGGTTCATTATACGGGAAAATACAAATACCAGGTTTAACTGGTGGTGGGAAAACCTAAGAAAAGACAGTATTTCTTTGTCGTTTCCACAAGACGACGCATGGAGGCATTTGAATAATATAATTGACAAAAATGAAAAGGTTTGGTTTGTAGCGGGTGCGCCCAAAGGAGATCGTGCAAAATTGTGGTTGTTTGAGGGGACGGTTGAATCTATCCAACAGATCATCGGCCAGTTCCATCATTTCGAGTATTACCTGGTGTCAAAGAAATATGAATGGCTGCTGACAGAGGATCATCATGGGGTTTTAACCGGGCTTGGTACTGTTAAAGATAAACTGTTGTCATTATCGCCGGTTAAGGAAGATATTTGA
- a CDS encoding NADH:flavin oxidoreductase, giving the protein MSTNKDILFEPTKLGTHTLKNRFTVAPMTRRSATANGVPTAEMADYYSAFVKGGFSLVITEGTYTDDLFSKTDNHQPGLVTHEQVEGWKKVTEKVHQADPNALIILQLMHGGALSQHTDKTIAPSAIQPKGLRNTEPGDLTGPFPIPAAMGKKELQEVKDGFVQTAIRALIAGFDGVEIHAANGYLLDQFITPHTNTREDEYGGSYQNRLRFPMEVFTAIRNAVPKDFIVGIRLSESKVNDLTYRWPGGADAAREIFNILKEVDLSYIHIASEGGNWARESLYDNGTSSNGLAKQITGKPVIVNGGMHDTILATKLLSNQEADLISIGRFAITNPDLPEKIKNGALLAPFFKDLIRDSLTLAHTKEMLKVYAETAITTVATTATAATPKATATTATKIANAPADTTADATASTTPAATSII; this is encoded by the coding sequence ATGAGCACAAATAAAGACATACTCTTCGAGCCAACAAAATTAGGAACCCATACACTCAAAAACAGATTCACCGTAGCTCCCATGACGCGCAGAAGCGCAACTGCCAATGGCGTTCCTACAGCCGAAATGGCTGACTATTACTCGGCATTCGTCAAAGGCGGCTTCAGTCTTGTCATCACCGAAGGCACCTATACAGACGATCTTTTCAGCAAAACCGACAATCATCAGCCAGGCCTCGTCACCCATGAGCAGGTAGAAGGCTGGAAAAAGGTAACAGAAAAAGTACATCAGGCAGATCCCAATGCGCTCATTATCCTCCAGTTAATGCACGGAGGCGCATTATCCCAGCATACTGATAAAACGATCGCTCCTTCCGCCATACAGCCCAAGGGCCTCCGGAATACCGAACCCGGAGATCTGACAGGCCCCTTCCCTATTCCGGCTGCCATGGGTAAAAAGGAGTTGCAGGAGGTGAAAGACGGATTTGTACAAACGGCCATCAGGGCACTAATAGCCGGATTTGACGGCGTAGAGATACACGCCGCCAATGGTTACCTGCTGGATCAGTTTATCACCCCGCACACAAATACCAGGGAAGATGAATATGGAGGCAGCTATCAGAACAGGCTAAGGTTCCCGATGGAGGTATTTACAGCCATCAGGAATGCTGTTCCTAAAGATTTCATCGTTGGTATACGTTTATCGGAAAGTAAAGTGAACGATCTCACCTACAGGTGGCCCGGCGGCGCAGACGCGGCCAGGGAGATATTCAACATCCTGAAAGAAGTGGACCTCAGCTATATCCACATCGCATCCGAAGGCGGGAACTGGGCAAGGGAATCACTATATGACAATGGAACATCTTCCAATGGTCTCGCCAAACAGATAACGGGGAAACCAGTTATTGTAAACGGTGGTATGCACGATACCATACTTGCCACAAAGCTGCTGTCCAATCAGGAAGCAGATCTTATATCCATCGGCAGATTCGCGATCACTAATCCTGATCTCCCGGAAAAAATAAAGAATGGAGCACTACTGGCCCCATTCTTTAAAGACTTGATCAGGGATAGCCTGACCTTAGCCCACACAAAGGAGATGCTAAAGGTATACGCAGAGACGGCTATAACAACAGTTGCGACAACAGCTACAGCTGCAACACCAAAGGCTACAGCAACAACGGCTACAAAAATAGCCAATGCACCGGCTGATACGACCGCTGATGCAACCGCTTCAACCACACCTGCAGCTACCTCCATTATCTGA
- a CDS encoding glycoside hydrolase family 76 protein, translating into MKTLLQVAVLVLCLQFNSAGQLANFNATAEALQTSMYNTFGVPNENYWWCAHGVDALLDGYMRTRSETYKTRMKSLLLGVRSFNGNTYINYFYDDMEWMGIATLRAWYETGDADYYNVASTLWNDIKGGYSNGAIDWNKGCAGCKNSCGNAPAIILGARMYRITNSAADLQLIKDVYSFMKAHLVDPVTGAVWDNINLNTGVTNKDWIFSYNVGTFIGAGWELYKITGDVNYLNDAVKTAEYAMNSRRTNGMFFADETGGGDGGLFKGIFIRYLAQLAREGNIPAETRARYNEAIRFNAQTLKTSGINPSTNLVGTVWSQQPSGSTDYATQLSGVKVIEAAAMLDQSYFYKDINYGGSYWGLTVGSYNTDALVAKGILNNDITAFAIPAGYQVRLFKNDNYQGESWTVSGNSAWIGGAWNDSVSSLIVNYTAGASFFKDCNYTGDVISLEAGNYTLTQLQARGISNDAISSLKVSSGYQVILYEHDNFGGTSVTTSTDLNCLVNQNFNDLTSSLRIIATGAAPTASTLAQTATAGKNTIKGLVLYPNPVGNTLYLKTSDDLSGADVTVTDISGRMRIRNRLSGNSINVAGLSSGVYWVTIVKNGKKITLSFVK; encoded by the coding sequence ATGAAAACACTTTTACAGGTGGCCGTATTAGTACTGTGCTTACAGTTCAACAGCGCAGGCCAGCTTGCCAATTTCAATGCAACAGCAGAAGCATTACAGACCAGTATGTACAACACTTTCGGCGTGCCCAACGAAAATTACTGGTGGTGCGCTCATGGTGTGGATGCACTGCTGGATGGATACATGCGCACACGTTCCGAGACCTATAAGACACGCATGAAATCATTGCTGCTGGGTGTCAGGAGTTTCAATGGCAATACCTACATCAACTATTTCTACGACGATATGGAATGGATGGGTATCGCGACGCTACGCGCCTGGTATGAAACGGGCGATGCTGATTATTACAATGTAGCCAGTACGCTCTGGAACGATATTAAGGGCGGTTACAGCAATGGCGCTATCGACTGGAACAAGGGCTGTGCCGGATGTAAGAATTCCTGCGGCAATGCCCCGGCAATCATCCTGGGAGCAAGGATGTACCGTATTACGAATTCGGCGGCCGATCTGCAATTGATAAAGGATGTCTACTCCTTTATGAAAGCGCACCTGGTAGACCCCGTAACAGGCGCTGTATGGGATAATATCAACCTGAATACCGGGGTTACCAACAAAGACTGGATCTTCTCATACAACGTGGGTACTTTCATTGGCGCAGGCTGGGAACTGTATAAAATAACCGGTGATGTCAACTACCTGAATGATGCCGTAAAAACTGCTGAATATGCAATGAACAGCAGACGTACCAACGGAATGTTCTTTGCGGATGAAACAGGCGGCGGCGATGGTGGGCTTTTCAAGGGTATCTTCATCCGTTACCTTGCCCAGCTGGCACGTGAAGGCAATATACCGGCAGAGACAAGAGCGCGCTATAATGAAGCGATCCGCTTTAATGCGCAGACCCTGAAGACAAGTGGTATCAATCCTTCTACCAACCTGGTAGGCACTGTATGGTCGCAACAACCATCCGGCAGTACAGATTACGCAACACAACTGAGTGGTGTGAAAGTGATAGAAGCAGCCGCTATGCTGGATCAATCCTATTTCTACAAGGATATCAATTACGGAGGTAGTTACTGGGGCCTCACAGTAGGCAGCTATAACACAGATGCACTGGTGGCAAAAGGCATTCTCAACAATGACATTACTGCTTTTGCAATTCCTGCCGGCTACCAGGTAAGGTTGTTTAAGAATGATAATTACCAGGGAGAAAGCTGGACGGTGTCCGGCAACAGTGCCTGGATCGGCGGCGCCTGGAATGACAGTGTTTCCTCTCTTATTGTTAACTACACCGCGGGCGCCAGCTTCTTTAAAGACTGCAATTATACCGGCGATGTAATCAGCCTGGAAGCAGGCAATTATACGCTGACACAGCTGCAGGCAAGAGGCATTTCTAACGATGCGATATCATCCCTGAAAGTGAGCAGCGGCTACCAGGTAATACTGTATGAGCACGACAATTTCGGCGGAACTTCCGTAACCACTTCTACTGATCTTAACTGTCTCGTAAATCAGAATTTCAATGATCTGACAAGCTCTTTACGGATCATTGCAACCGGGGCTGCGCCAACAGCATCAACACTTGCGCAGACGGCTACTGCAGGAAAGAATACGATAAAGGGATTGGTATTGTATCCTAACCCCGTAGGTAATACGTTGTATCTGAAAACTTCAGATGATCTGAGCGGCGCGGATGTGACGGTAACGGATATAAGCGGCAGGATGAGGATCAGGAACCGCCTGTCCGGTAACAGCATCAATGTAGCCGGTCTGTCATCGGGCGTATATTGGGTAACGATAGTGAAAAACGGAAAAAAGATCACACTTTCTTTTGTGAAATAA
- a CDS encoding RagB/SusD family nutrient uptake outer membrane protein: MKQLLKKIYIGIGMAGALTVAACNTDFLNTRPLGEATKDDVWQDQALTEAFVNEIYNGLSSGGFLETMLSSATDETMFTHNYGMKNMGEATISPTDAEYVNNRGTFQWDDMYKRIRACNVFFQNINKVPFDKAGLGDRMRGEVYFLRAYFYHQLVRAYGGVPLIDTVYTLADKDYTVARASFSDCVEHIVRDCDSAARLLQGKESLIVKGRATEGAALALKSRMLVYAASDLYDFPTASAKAPVIATVATHEVLGYTSGDRAARWRRAKAAAQAVMALNRYSLASPTPATPEEASSNYQQMFLKDNSESIFSRYFVNAKSEAGGQIGLYNGLNGYHNWSGNTPTQLLIDDYEMADGTPFNWNDAAHKANPYRNRDPRFYASILYDGANWRPRPSDVAAKDPANQAQTGIYQVWDAEHSQIINMPGLDTRQGPVENWNGSFTGYYMKKFIDPAVDAQYFRQEVPYPFFRYTEILFNYAEACMELGEEDETRKYLNEIRTRAGMPAITESGAALKARLQREKEIEMVFEEQRFFDVRRWMIAPATVGRALRGINVVGKLKPNVKVTLYQHDENSYDYTYTPVTLVNENRIWLDKMYFMPLQRDEMNRNNKLVQNPGY, from the coding sequence ATGAAACAACTACTTAAGAAAATATACATTGGTATCGGTATGGCGGGCGCTTTGACAGTTGCTGCGTGTAATACCGATTTCCTGAATACAAGACCTTTAGGGGAAGCGACGAAAGACGATGTGTGGCAGGACCAGGCATTGACAGAAGCTTTTGTCAATGAAATTTATAATGGTCTGAGCAGTGGTGGTTTCCTGGAAACCATGTTATCGTCTGCTACCGACGAGACCATGTTCACCCACAACTATGGCATGAAGAATATGGGAGAGGCTACTATCAGTCCTACGGATGCCGAGTACGTGAACAATCGCGGTACTTTCCAGTGGGATGATATGTATAAACGTATCCGTGCCTGTAATGTATTCTTTCAGAATATCAATAAAGTGCCTTTTGATAAAGCGGGACTGGGCGATCGCATGAGGGGAGAAGTATACTTCCTGCGTGCATATTTTTATCACCAGCTGGTACGTGCTTATGGTGGCGTACCATTGATAGACACAGTGTATACGCTGGCTGATAAGGATTATACTGTAGCCCGTGCCTCTTTCTCTGATTGTGTAGAGCATATTGTAAGGGACTGCGATTCAGCGGCCCGTTTACTGCAGGGTAAGGAAAGCCTTATTGTAAAAGGCCGTGCTACGGAAGGTGCGGCACTGGCGCTGAAGTCGCGCATGCTGGTATATGCTGCGAGCGACCTGTATGATTTCCCTACTGCCAGTGCAAAGGCGCCGGTAATAGCGACAGTGGCAACCCATGAGGTGCTGGGTTATACCAGCGGCGATCGTGCTGCACGCTGGAGACGTGCCAAAGCCGCAGCACAAGCGGTGATGGCGCTCAACCGTTACAGTCTGGCATCTCCAACGCCTGCTACTCCGGAAGAGGCAAGTAGTAATTACCAGCAAATGTTCCTGAAGGACAACTCTGAAAGCATCTTCTCCCGTTACTTTGTGAATGCCAAATCAGAGGCTGGTGGACAGATCGGGCTTTACAATGGACTGAACGGGTACCATAACTGGTCTGGCAACACACCCACCCAGCTGCTGATCGATGACTATGAAATGGCAGATGGTACGCCTTTTAACTGGAACGATGCTGCACATAAGGCAAACCCTTACCGCAACCGTGATCCACGTTTCTATGCAAGCATCCTGTATGACGGGGCCAACTGGCGTCCGCGGCCTTCTGACGTTGCGGCGAAAGATCCGGCTAACCAGGCGCAGACAGGCATCTACCAGGTATGGGATGCAGAACATTCACAGATCATCAATATGCCGGGACTGGATACCCGCCAGGGACCGGTTGAAAACTGGAACGGTAGTTTTACAGGATATTATATGAAGAAGTTCATTGATCCTGCTGTGGATGCACAGTATTTCCGCCAGGAGGTACCGTATCCTTTCTTCCGTTATACCGAGATCCTGTTCAACTATGCGGAGGCATGTATGGAGCTGGGTGAAGAAGATGAGACACGGAAGTATCTCAACGAGATCCGCACACGTGCGGGAATGCCGGCTATAACCGAATCGGGTGCAGCGCTGAAAGCACGTTTGCAACGCGAGAAAGAGATAGAGATGGTGTTTGAGGAGCAGCGCTTCTTCGACGTGCGCCGTTGGATGATAGCGCCGGCAACGGTGGGGCGTGCGCTCAGGGGGATCAATGTAGTAGGCAAACTGAAGCCGAATGTGAAGGTGACGCTGTATCAGCATGATGAGAATAGTTATGACTATACTTATACGCCGGTAACTTTGGTGAATGAGAACAGGATCTGGCTGGATAAGATGTATTTTATGCCGCTGCAGCGCGATGAGATGAACAGGAATAATAAACTGGTGCAGAATCCGGGGTATTAG
- a CDS encoding c-type cytochrome produces the protein MRKWILAAMPLMLGVLLANAQAKKPAPAKPAAAKHTTGVGTAQIARGKLLYKQYCISCHQENGTGVPRMNPPLVKTEYVLGDKTRLIGILLNGLNEDVEINGEYYSNPMPSQAALKDQEIADILSYVRNSFGNKASTVSAAEVTAVRATVK, from the coding sequence ATGAGAAAATGGATACTGGCAGCAATGCCATTGATGCTCGGTGTATTGTTAGCGAATGCACAGGCGAAGAAACCGGCTCCGGCAAAACCGGCAGCCGCCAAACATACCACCGGCGTTGGTACAGCCCAGATAGCAAGAGGGAAGCTACTTTATAAACAGTACTGCATCTCCTGTCACCAGGAAAACGGAACAGGCGTACCCCGTATGAATCCGCCCCTGGTAAAGACGGAGTATGTACTGGGCGACAAGACAAGATTGATCGGGATATTACTGAACGGACTAAACGAAGACGTAGAGATCAACGGGGAATATTATTCCAACCCGATGCCTTCACAGGCGGCCCTGAAAGACCAGGAGATCGCCGATATACTGTCTTATGTCCGGAATAGCTTCGGCAACAAGGCCAGCACCGTTTCCGCGGCGGAAGTAACTGCGGTACGCGCTACTGTAAAGTAA
- a CDS encoding Crp/Fnr family transcriptional regulator, with translation MVAIFVSEETSLMLATPPLPELHQLILHHVQKRIRLSPEEQEHFCSFLTLRKLLPRQYLLQQGEICKYESYVCSGFLRSFYVDDKGDEHTLHFAMEDWWISDAGSFIHQVPSRINIIAQEATVVLQIDRKGMDQLFTEIPAFEKFWRILNQQAMIAQDQRILNAISMTGAERYEALIKKYPTLEQRLPQKHIASFLGITPVFLSQIRKGGKR, from the coding sequence ATGGTTGCTATATTTGTTTCTGAAGAAACCAGTCTTATGCTTGCTACGCCGCCACTGCCTGAGCTACATCAGCTTATTTTACATCATGTTCAGAAACGGATCCGTCTTTCTCCGGAAGAACAGGAACATTTCTGCAGCTTCCTCACATTGCGCAAGCTGCTGCCAAGGCAGTACCTGCTGCAACAAGGGGAAATATGCAAGTACGAGAGCTACGTCTGTTCCGGTTTTCTCCGCTCCTTTTATGTAGATGATAAGGGCGATGAGCATACCCTTCACTTCGCCATGGAAGACTGGTGGATCAGCGATGCCGGCAGCTTCATTCATCAGGTCCCTTCCCGGATCAATATTATTGCACAGGAGGCAACTGTCGTGCTGCAGATAGACAGGAAGGGGATGGATCAGCTTTTCACGGAGATCCCGGCATTTGAAAAGTTCTGGCGCATATTAAATCAGCAGGCAATGATCGCACAGGATCAGCGCATTTTAAATGCAATATCTATGACAGGCGCTGAACGGTATGAAGCGCTGATAAAGAAATATCCCACGCTTGAACAAAGGTTGCCGCAGAAGCATATTGCGTCATTTCTGGGGATTACGCCGGTGTTTCTGAGCCAGATCAGAAAGGGCGGGAAGAGGTGA
- a CDS encoding PQQ-dependent sugar dehydrogenase, with the protein MQKTKGCLILALAMTAITTSVFAGGPGKPGATDVKPDANNAGLKLPAGFGALKVADSLGRARHIAVTSNGGIYIKLDRAKNNNGILYLQDSNGDGKIDKKTGFGAYGGTGIYVKGDYLYATSNEDIYRYKLDAQQQVIDPEHPQTVVTGLINRRQHESKSIVLDDNGNIYVNIGAYSNSCQTKDRTAGSLGMQPCPILDSAAGIWQFKADKQNQTYGDGVRYATGLRNVVGLDWNKSLNQLFVMQHGRDQLHDLFPDLYTEKQSADLPAECMYALKQGSDCGWPYIYYDPFQHKKMLAPEYGGDGKKTGSGNIEEPVVAFPAHMAPNGLLFYTGSQFPEKYRNGAFVAFHGSWNRSPENQAGFFVVFVPFKDGKPAGKWEVFADGFAGPGPVKSPGDAVHRPCGLAQGPDGSLYVTDDVKGTVYRIVYKTK; encoded by the coding sequence ATGCAAAAGACAAAGGGATGTCTGATCCTTGCCCTGGCAATGACAGCCATTACCACTTCCGTATTTGCCGGCGGTCCGGGCAAGCCGGGCGCCACTGATGTTAAACCGGATGCTAACAATGCCGGATTGAAATTACCTGCCGGTTTCGGCGCTTTAAAAGTAGCAGACAGCCTGGGCAGGGCCCGTCATATCGCTGTAACGAGCAACGGAGGTATCTACATCAAACTGGACAGGGCCAAGAACAACAATGGCATACTTTATCTCCAGGACTCCAATGGCGACGGTAAGATCGACAAGAAGACCGGCTTTGGCGCCTATGGCGGTACAGGGATCTATGTGAAAGGGGATTACCTGTATGCTACTTCCAACGAAGACATTTACCGCTATAAACTGGATGCGCAACAACAGGTGATCGATCCTGAACATCCGCAAACCGTGGTGACTGGCCTCATCAACCGCAGACAGCATGAATCAAAGTCGATCGTGCTGGACGACAACGGTAATATCTACGTTAATATCGGGGCATATTCCAACTCCTGCCAGACGAAAGACAGAACAGCCGGTTCACTGGGCATGCAACCATGCCCGATACTTGATTCCGCGGCCGGCATCTGGCAGTTCAAGGCCGACAAACAGAACCAGACCTATGGCGATGGCGTACGCTATGCTACCGGTCTGAGGAACGTGGTGGGGCTTGACTGGAATAAATCGCTCAACCAGCTGTTCGTGATGCAGCATGGCCGCGACCAGCTGCATGACCTGTTCCCGGATCTGTACACAGAGAAACAATCGGCCGACCTGCCGGCAGAATGTATGTATGCCCTGAAACAGGGTTCCGACTGCGGCTGGCCATATATTTATTACGATCCCTTCCAGCATAAGAAGATGCTGGCGCCTGAATATGGTGGCGATGGTAAAAAGACCGGTAGCGGCAATATAGAGGAGCCTGTAGTGGCTTTTCCTGCCCATATGGCGCCTAATGGCCTACTGTTCTATACAGGTAGCCAGTTCCCCGAAAAGTACCGTAACGGGGCTTTTGTGGCCTTCCACGGGTCATGGAACCGCTCTCCTGAGAACCAGGCTGGTTTCTTTGTGGTATTCGTGCCCTTTAAAGATGGTAAACCTGCCGGTAAGTGGGAAGTATTTGCAGATGGATTTGCAGGTCCCGGCCCGGTAAAATCGCCCGGCGACGCGGTACACCGTCCTTGCGGACTGGCACAGGGACCGGATGGTTCACTGTATGTGACCGATGATGTGAAAGGAACTGTTTACAGGATCGTATATAAGACCAAATAG
- a CDS encoding bifunctional helix-turn-helix transcriptional regulator/GNAT family N-acetyltransferase, whose protein sequence is MSVNPEVVREVSEFNNYYNSLAELLNRHLADNNLSLSALRVLVKLREEEDQCTAGRLIANLGIDGGYLSRILKTFETNQLISKRKSTMDGRTWYLQLTPKGRKLLEILEEGSAQQISQLLEPLGTEQQLALAGAMKTVRHILSDDARISADDITYRRDLQPGDAGFIMHMHGSLYAKEAGYNLEYETHICKTFYEFLEAYNSSKDQVFLAMHGNQIIGSIAVLGHSRYATQMRWFLVHPDYRGLGIGQRLLTEAINAAKEKLFQKIYLITTAQQVAATTLFKKNGFRKSGEKHMPMWGLQLTEERYEIDLI, encoded by the coding sequence ATGTCAGTGAATCCAGAAGTGGTGCGGGAGGTTAGTGAATTCAATAATTATTACAACAGCCTGGCGGAATTGTTAAACAGGCACTTAGCGGACAATAATCTATCATTATCAGCTTTACGTGTGCTGGTAAAGTTAAGGGAGGAAGAAGATCAATGCACTGCGGGCAGACTGATTGCAAACCTGGGTATAGACGGCGGATATCTCAGCCGCATCCTGAAGACCTTTGAAACAAATCAGCTTATTTCCAAGCGTAAATCCACCATGGATGGCCGTACCTGGTATCTGCAGCTGACCCCCAAAGGACGCAAATTGCTGGAGATACTGGAAGAAGGCTCTGCACAGCAGATATCCCAACTGCTGGAACCCCTGGGTACAGAACAGCAACTGGCCCTGGCCGGTGCTATGAAAACGGTAAGGCATATCCTCTCTGATGATGCCAGGATCTCTGCAGATGATATTACCTACAGGCGCGACCTCCAACCGGGCGATGCCGGCTTTATCATGCATATGCACGGCTCCCTCTATGCTAAGGAAGCCGGATATAACCTCGAATACGAGACGCATATCTGCAAGACCTTCTACGAATTCCTGGAAGCTTATAACTCATCCAAAGACCAGGTGTTCCTGGCCATGCATGGCAACCAGATCATCGGTTCCATCGCCGTACTGGGGCACTCCCGCTATGCTACGCAGATGCGCTGGTTCCTGGTACATCCTGATTACCGCGGGCTCGGTATCGGGCAGCGCCTGCTCACAGAAGCCATCAATGCAGCAAAAGAGAAGCTGTTCCAGAAGATCTACCTCATCACCACCGCCCAGCAGGTGGCAGCAACGACCTTGTTTAAGAAGAATGGCTTCCGCAAGTCGGGCGAGAAACATATGCCGATGTGGGGACTGCAGCTGACGGAAGAACGCTATGAGATAGATCTGATCTAA